One Bacillota bacterium genomic window carries:
- the glgA gene encoding glycogen synthase, producing MTNEYPPNIYGGAGVHVDYLSSALARLMRVEVRCFGERETTEDPFPVKGYRAWPDLSRGSDPRLKKVLDPMSADLDMVKDPIHSDIVHCHTWYTFFAGFLAKTLYGVKLVTTIHSLEPLRPWKEEQLGRGYRLSAWMEKVGIENSDLVIAVSGGMREDILRHFAIPAEKVRVVHNGIDLSQYRKTEDKSALADLGVREPYILFVGRISRQKGIMHLLDAVPHLRSGVGVVLCAGAPDTPGIRDELAARVRDMQNVVWIDRMLPRNQVVQLYSHASVFVCPSVYEPFGIINLEAMACETPVVATRVGGIPEVVVDGRTGLLVPPADPRALAGAINQVLGSPELARMFGRAGRARVEETFSWDAIARQTVDLYVEAAEEGA from the coding sequence ATGACCAACGAGTACCCTCCGAACATATACGGCGGCGCCGGGGTACACGTGGACTACCTGTCGTCTGCCCTCGCGAGGCTCATGCGTGTGGAGGTCAGGTGCTTCGGCGAGCGCGAGACGACCGAGGATCCCTTCCCGGTAAAGGGGTATCGGGCGTGGCCGGACTTGTCTCGCGGGTCTGACCCTAGGCTGAAGAAGGTGTTGGACCCCATGTCAGCCGATCTGGACATGGTGAAGGACCCAATCCACTCGGACATCGTGCACTGCCACACTTGGTACACATTCTTTGCGGGTTTCCTTGCGAAGACCTTATACGGGGTCAAGCTTGTGACGACAATCCATTCCCTCGAACCGTTGCGGCCGTGGAAAGAGGAGCAGCTGGGGAGAGGATACAGGCTTTCCGCATGGATGGAGAAAGTCGGGATCGAGAATTCCGACCTGGTAATCGCTGTGTCCGGAGGCATGAGAGAGGACATCCTGAGGCACTTCGCGATCCCCGCGGAGAAGGTGCGAGTCGTCCATAACGGCATAGACCTTTCACAGTACCGAAAGACCGAAGACAAGAGTGCCCTGGCCGATCTGGGAGTGAGGGAACCATACATACTCTTCGTGGGGAGGATATCCCGGCAGAAAGGCATAATGCATCTTCTGGATGCCGTTCCGCACCTTCGCTCTGGTGTCGGCGTAGTACTGTGCGCGGGGGCGCCAGACACCCCCGGAATCCGGGACGAGCTTGCTGCGCGAGTCCGTGACATGCAGAACGTGGTGTGGATCGATAGGATGCTTCCCAGGAATCAGGTAGTGCAACTCTACAGCCACGCCTCAGTGTTCGTCTGTCCATCAGTGTACGAACCCTTCGGCATCATAAACTTGGAGGCGATGGCGTGCGAGACACCGGTGGTGGCGACGAGGGTCGGGGGGATACCTGAGGTCGTAGTGGACGGGAGGACCGGACTCCTGGTGCCTCCGGCGGACCCACGGGCCCTGGCGGGCGCCATCAATCAAGTGCTCGGGTCCCCGGAACTCGCTCGCATGTTCGGGCGAGCCGGCCGTGCCCGGGTGGAAGAGACATTCTCATGGGACGCCATCGCAAGGCAGACAGTTGATCTGTACGTGGAGGCCGCGGAGGAGGGTGCATAG
- a CDS encoding 2-oxoacid:acceptor oxidoreductase family protein, with amino-acid sequence MRREIRLSGFGGQGLILAGIILAEAGMLDGHEVVQTQSYGPEARGGASKAEVVMSDEPVDYPKVTSPDVLLLMSDAACARYACTVQKGGTTVVDSGLVGSMPETGGPVYGFPITEISKNATGRTIMANIVALGILNEVAKLVSWESLERAVKNRVPRGTADANLAALRAGIEAVRTSV; translated from the coding sequence ATGAGAAGGGAGATCAGGCTTTCGGGGTTCGGCGGACAGGGATTGATTCTCGCCGGCATCATCTTGGCTGAAGCAGGAATGCTGGATGGACATGAAGTGGTCCAGACACAGAGCTACGGTCCGGAGGCCAGAGGCGGTGCATCCAAAGCTGAGGTCGTAATGAGTGACGAACCTGTGGATTACCCCAAGGTCACCTCACCGGACGTACTCCTTCTGATGTCCGACGCAGCGTGCGCACGTTACGCGTGCACGGTTCAAAAAGGTGGCACAACGGTGGTGGACTCGGGGCTGGTGGGGTCCATGCCCGAGACCGGGGGACCGGTGTACGGGTTTCCTATCACAGAGATATCGAAGAATGCAACCGGCCGGACAATCATGGCCAACATAGTTGCGCTGGGTATCCTAAACGAGGTGGCGAAGCTCGTGTCCTGGGAGTCTCTGGAGCGCGCAGTGAAGAACCGCGTGCCTCGCGGAACGGCGGACGCGAATCTCGCGGCGCTTCGCGCGGGAATAGAAGCTGTCAGGACCTCCGTTTGA
- a CDS encoding MBL fold metallo-hydrolase, with product MRLTILGSNGPYAGPGGACSGYLLQGTDATVLVDCGPGIMASLQRHVNFRRLDAVIISHYHPDHYSDLLTARYAYRHARSQGSLWGRVKLVLPGPGLESFLADAVGDSYLDLFDVVPIEDGSEFSVGGMDFEFRRMEHVVPAFGATVRESGREPGRAGLGYTADTGLCDALWDIARDSSTLLAEAFMQESDQSGRAVGHLSARDAGMVAAKAGVARLILTHLHPENPLEVSLAEARAVFAGDIQVARIGATYDL from the coding sequence ATGCGGCTTACGATACTCGGGAGTAATGGCCCTTACGCGGGGCCTGGAGGAGCATGCTCCGGATACCTGCTCCAGGGCACGGACGCGACGGTTCTGGTGGACTGCGGCCCCGGGATCATGGCTTCACTTCAGCGTCACGTGAATTTCCGGCGTCTGGATGCCGTCATCATCAGCCATTATCACCCCGACCATTACTCGGACCTTCTCACAGCCCGGTATGCCTACCGGCACGCCCGGTCGCAGGGCAGCCTCTGGGGACGAGTGAAGCTGGTACTCCCGGGCCCGGGTTTGGAGTCGTTTCTGGCGGACGCAGTAGGTGATTCCTATCTCGACCTCTTCGATGTGGTTCCAATAGAGGACGGCTCCGAGTTCAGCGTGGGGGGAATGGATTTCGAGTTCCGCAGGATGGAGCATGTGGTTCCCGCGTTCGGCGCGACGGTGCGCGAATCAGGGCGGGAGCCGGGCCGGGCGGGTCTGGGGTACACGGCTGACACTGGGCTTTGCGACGCGTTGTGGGACATAGCGAGGGACTCATCGACCCTTCTCGCCGAGGCATTCATGCAGGAGAGCGACCAGAGCGGCAGGGCGGTTGGGCACCTATCCGCTCGCGACGCGGGGATGGTCGCTGCGAAGGCGGGGGTAGCGAGGTTGATTCTTACCCACCTGCACCCGGAGAACCCACTAGAAGTCTCACTTGCCGAGGCGCGCGCAGTCTTTGCCGGGGACATTCAGGTAGCGAGGATCGGGGCAACCTACGATCTATAG
- the murI gene encoding glutamate racemase, with product MDAKSIGVYDSGVGGLTVVKAIMSAAPGWPIVYCADTARVPYGEKPREHIIRFAREIISFLAAQGAAVVACACNTSSALALPVVGAEYGFPVVGMIEPGARAAVRATRNGRIGVIATTNTARSRAYAAAIGRIDPLVQVFEQACPLLVPMIEQGEVSGGYVREVLSGYLAPLVRAGVDTVVYGCTHYPYLEDEVRAVVGPHVSLVDPAVSVAATVRAALDCCTGRAGVRSRTEAVSYRFFTSGDPEEFRRIARVLLGWELEAVDHVTFSAPRPCWGVQKGDKWDAAYDTRE from the coding sequence ATGGATGCAAAGAGCATAGGAGTGTACGATTCGGGAGTCGGCGGGCTGACCGTCGTCAAGGCCATCATGTCCGCCGCTCCGGGTTGGCCCATTGTCTACTGCGCGGACACCGCGCGGGTACCTTACGGCGAGAAGCCTCGTGAGCACATAATCCGATTTGCCCGGGAGATCATATCCTTTCTCGCCGCGCAGGGAGCGGCGGTCGTGGCGTGCGCATGCAACACATCCTCCGCATTGGCCCTTCCGGTGGTGGGTGCGGAGTACGGCTTCCCCGTGGTGGGGATGATCGAACCGGGGGCGCGGGCAGCGGTCCGCGCCACGCGAAACGGCCGGATAGGTGTGATAGCGACCACGAATACCGCGCGAAGCCGAGCATACGCGGCGGCGATAGGCCGCATCGATCCGCTGGTCCAGGTCTTTGAACAGGCATGCCCCCTCCTTGTACCCATGATCGAACAAGGAGAAGTGTCCGGAGGGTATGTGAGGGAAGTGCTCTCGGGCTATCTCGCCCCACTCGTGAGGGCCGGGGTGGACACGGTTGTGTACGGGTGCACCCACTACCCGTACCTCGAGGACGAGGTCCGCGCTGTCGTGGGACCCCATGTGTCGCTTGTGGACCCTGCCGTGAGTGTGGCTGCAACAGTCCGCGCCGCGCTTGACTGCTGCACGGGCAGGGCCGGTGTCCGTTCTCGCACAGAGGCCGTCTCGTACCGGTTCTTCACGAGCGGGGATCCGGAGGAGTTCAGGCGGATTGCCCGGGTTCTTCTGGGATGGGAGCTAGAAGCAGTCGACCATGTGACGTTCAGTGCGCCCCGTCCCTGTTGGGGCGTTCAGAAGGGGGACAAATGGGATGCGGCTTACGATACTCGGGAGTAA
- a CDS encoding N-acetylmuramoyl-L-alanine amidase encodes MHRREFTVVQWFVALMLVAFACVPKAADASNTWRLEVIKGGTVLEVQGGAADVAGEPYVALRVLTDYFGASIGWLGDLKEATVEIGPTKAVFRVGEARAVVNRSDLDLSLPPVMVGGRVMVAAHDLTVLDLSVSVEPATRLVRVGPNKVKVLGLSWSFDDGRGALAIQADSNFEYNSFVLSSPDRLVIDVLESEPGPGLKNLEVGDDIVRRIRAAVNRPGVVRVVLDLTKSTGFTLSYEPGRPARLLVRFNTRISAIGVEESPAAGRVVVQASGRFVFRQPREGADGTYYIDIPDATLMAECVDLPAGRHGVEWLRAGQFDPSTVRVVMKLRDGLVPHPRFSLSDQTRLMVDLSYVLSDVRVRSERGRTLVEFETSGPVDFRVFRLIKPDRIVIDMPGAAPGAVRVLDVGSRSVQRIRAAQFTMEVGRAVVDLSHYWRHSFDISSDRRTLRLQVDESPLYQRSIMLDPGHGGTDPGAVRNGLLEKDINLDIALRLRDLLSASGAHVSMTREDDSTVELADRAKLANGLMPDVFLSIHCNAVWNVFPCGTETYYYNMVPYSQELAVLVHNSLLREIELMDRKVQRKNFLVVRETEVPSALVEVAFISNDVEATKLRDPAFRQKAAVGLHNGLLLYFGGEMFERWENRAQGPGAPVQASPLPAQAPPTPLPEIPPLPAPAPVLEPLPDPEPGPDMPSAAERGPADAGSPPAQPESEPSPSEPPPPSPEAQLVSEGPMPGDAVPGDAIPGDTLQAQPEPENPPVADAKGI; translated from the coding sequence GTGCATAGACGAGAGTTCACGGTGGTGCAGTGGTTCGTCGCGCTCATGCTTGTGGCATTTGCATGTGTGCCCAAAGCTGCAGATGCCTCGAACACGTGGCGCCTCGAGGTCATCAAGGGGGGAACCGTGCTTGAGGTCCAGGGCGGCGCGGCGGACGTCGCCGGGGAGCCTTACGTCGCCCTCCGCGTGCTCACCGATTACTTCGGTGCCTCCATCGGCTGGCTGGGTGACCTCAAAGAGGCAACTGTCGAGATCGGGCCGACGAAGGCCGTCTTTCGCGTGGGCGAGGCGAGGGCTGTCGTCAACCGATCGGACTTGGACTTGTCTCTGCCGCCAGTGATGGTGGGGGGGCGAGTCATGGTGGCCGCGCACGACCTGACCGTGCTTGACCTTTCGGTCTCAGTTGAACCGGCAACCAGACTCGTGCGCGTGGGTCCTAACAAGGTAAAGGTTCTTGGGCTCTCGTGGTCTTTCGATGATGGCCGCGGAGCGCTTGCGATACAGGCCGACTCGAACTTCGAGTACAACAGTTTCGTTCTGTCCTCTCCAGACCGGCTAGTCATCGACGTGTTGGAGTCGGAGCCCGGTCCCGGCCTCAAGAACCTCGAGGTCGGAGACGACATCGTGCGCCGTATCAGGGCTGCCGTGAATAGGCCCGGGGTCGTCAGGGTGGTGCTGGACCTCACCAAGTCCACTGGGTTCACCCTGTCCTACGAACCAGGTAGGCCGGCGCGGCTGCTGGTGCGTTTCAACACTCGGATATCGGCGATCGGTGTCGAGGAATCTCCCGCGGCAGGGAGAGTCGTGGTGCAGGCCAGCGGGCGCTTTGTCTTCAGGCAACCGCGCGAGGGCGCGGACGGCACATACTACATCGATATACCAGACGCCACGCTGATGGCCGAATGCGTCGATCTCCCGGCGGGCCGGCACGGTGTCGAATGGTTGAGAGCGGGGCAATTTGACCCATCCACGGTCAGGGTGGTTATGAAGCTCAGGGATGGCCTGGTGCCTCACCCGAGGTTCTCGCTCTCGGATCAAACCAGGCTCATGGTGGACCTTTCCTACGTGCTGTCGGACGTCCGCGTCCGTTCCGAGCGGGGCCGCACCCTGGTGGAGTTCGAGACGTCCGGTCCGGTGGATTTCCGAGTCTTCCGGCTCATAAAACCCGACCGTATCGTCATCGATATGCCGGGCGCGGCGCCGGGCGCAGTCCGGGTACTGGACGTGGGCTCGAGGTCTGTCCAAAGAATACGCGCTGCCCAGTTCACCATGGAAGTCGGCCGTGCTGTTGTGGACCTGTCGCATTATTGGCGTCATTCCTTCGATATCTCGAGCGACAGGCGGACCCTGAGGCTTCAAGTGGATGAGTCGCCTCTCTACCAGCGGTCTATAATGCTGGATCCGGGGCACGGGGGCACCGATCCGGGTGCGGTTCGAAACGGGCTTCTCGAAAAGGATATCAACCTTGACATCGCTTTGAGACTCCGAGATCTCCTGAGCGCATCCGGAGCACATGTTTCCATGACCCGTGAGGACGATTCTACTGTGGAGCTCGCGGATCGGGCGAAACTCGCAAACGGACTTATGCCGGACGTTTTCCTGTCCATCCACTGCAATGCGGTGTGGAATGTCTTCCCCTGCGGGACGGAGACATACTACTACAACATGGTCCCATACAGCCAGGAACTAGCTGTGCTCGTCCACAACTCACTCCTGAGAGAGATCGAGTTGATGGACCGGAAGGTTCAACGGAAGAACTTCCTGGTAGTCCGCGAGACCGAGGTGCCGTCTGCGTTGGTGGAAGTGGCTTTCATTTCGAACGATGTGGAAGCTACGAAACTCAGGGACCCTGCTTTCAGGCAGAAAGCGGCAGTCGGCTTGCACAACGGGCTCCTGCTGTACTTCGGGGGCGAGATGTTCGAACGGTGGGAAAATCGTGCGCAGGGGCCCGGTGCGCCGGTACAGGCATCACCTCTGCCAGCTCAGGCGCCTCCAACGCCGCTGCCTGAGATTCCGCCTCTGCCGGCCCCGGCGCCTGTTCTCGAACCGCTGCCAGACCCCGAACCCGGGCCGGATATGCCTTCTGCTGCAGAAAGAGGGCCCGCCGATGCGGGTTCGCCACCTGCCCAGCCTGAGTCGGAGCCATCGCCTTCTGAGCCGCCTCCGCCCTCTCCGGAAGCACAGCTGGTATCTGAGGGTCCCATGCCCGGCGATGCTGTGCCCGGCGATGCCATACCCGGAGACACTCTCCAGGCTCAACCAGAGCCCGAAAACCCGCCCGTGGCAGATGCGAAAGGCATATAA
- the rph gene encoding ribonuclease PH translates to MRSDGRGTGELRPVHITRHYIKHAPGSVLVEMGDTKVLCTATYDDRPPLHVKGTGRGWVTAEYAMLPRSTPERTPRERGAGRIAGRTQEIQRLIGRALRSVVSAADLGECTIWIDCDVIQADGGTRTASITGAFVALADLLDSMPDWEGKPLPVTDFLAAVSVGVVNEEMLLDLCYSEDSGAQVDMNIVMTGSGGLVEVQGTAEGRPFSREELDALLDLGRSGIERLCEAQRAALGAVSERIQRGGRRE, encoded by the coding sequence GTGAGATCAGACGGCAGGGGGACAGGAGAATTGAGGCCCGTCCACATAACCCGGCACTACATAAAGCACGCGCCCGGATCCGTCCTTGTTGAGATGGGCGACACAAAGGTCCTATGCACCGCCACCTACGACGACAGACCTCCGCTGCATGTCAAGGGGACAGGCCGGGGTTGGGTGACCGCAGAATACGCTATGCTGCCGCGGTCGACCCCGGAGCGAACACCAAGGGAGCGAGGGGCGGGCAGAATCGCTGGCAGGACCCAGGAGATCCAGAGGCTGATAGGCCGGGCGTTGCGGTCCGTCGTGTCCGCAGCGGATCTCGGGGAGTGCACGATCTGGATCGACTGCGATGTCATTCAGGCCGACGGGGGCACGAGGACCGCCTCGATCACCGGGGCTTTCGTGGCGCTCGCGGACTTGCTGGATTCGATGCCCGACTGGGAAGGGAAACCCCTGCCAGTCACTGACTTTCTCGCCGCGGTCAGCGTGGGCGTTGTGAACGAAGAGATGCTGTTGGACCTCTGTTACTCGGAGGACTCCGGGGCCCAGGTGGACATGAACATCGTCATGACCGGCTCGGGAGGTCTGGTTGAGGTTCAGGGCACGGCGGAGGGGCGTCCGTTCAGCCGTGAGGAGCTCGACGCGCTACTCGATCTCGGCCGGTCAGGTATAGAGAGACTGTGCGAGGCACAGCGTGCAGCCCTGGGCGCGGTCTCGGAGAGAATCCAGCGAGGCGGGCGCCGGGAGTGA
- a CDS encoding 2-oxoacid:ferredoxin oxidoreductase subunit beta has translation MVTVPVEEYLRPAMMPTIWCPGCGHGIIMNAVLRAIARLEIPKDDICVVSGIGCASRAPGYLDFNTLHTTHGRALAFATGIKVANPKLRVIVLTGDGDAAAIGGNHLIHAARRNLGITTVCFNNSIYGMTSGQYSPMTPSGRLGTTAPYGNVERNFDLCDLVRACGANYVARATTAHPRQLSTYVEHALTTPGFAFVEAVTQCPTYFGRKNRLGGPVELIEWFKKNSITVAAAAKLDPADLAGKIIIGEFHRGDAPDYSELYAKVIQRAKEAAGK, from the coding sequence ATGGTGACCGTGCCAGTCGAGGAGTACCTGAGGCCGGCGATGATGCCAACCATATGGTGTCCCGGATGCGGCCACGGCATCATCATGAACGCGGTGCTCCGGGCCATCGCGAGGCTTGAGATTCCCAAGGATGACATCTGCGTGGTGTCTGGAATAGGCTGTGCTTCGAGGGCGCCGGGTTACCTGGATTTCAACACTCTTCATACGACACATGGGCGTGCCCTCGCGTTCGCCACTGGCATCAAGGTCGCCAACCCGAAACTTCGCGTCATCGTGCTGACCGGGGACGGCGATGCGGCGGCGATCGGAGGCAACCACTTGATCCACGCGGCCAGGCGCAATCTCGGAATCACCACTGTTTGTTTCAATAACTCCATTTACGGGATGACATCGGGGCAGTACTCGCCCATGACCCCGAGCGGGAGGCTCGGCACCACTGCCCCATACGGGAACGTCGAACGCAACTTCGACCTGTGTGATCTCGTTCGGGCGTGCGGCGCGAACTACGTGGCCCGGGCTACCACCGCCCATCCCCGACAGCTATCCACATACGTGGAACACGCCCTGACCACGCCGGGATTCGCATTTGTCGAGGCGGTCACACAGTGCCCGACGTATTTCGGCCGGAAGAACAGACTGGGCGGGCCGGTGGAACTGATCGAGTGGTTCAAAAAGAACTCCATCACCGTAGCGGCAGCCGCGAAACTCGACCCGGCAGATCTGGCAGGGAAGATCATCATAGGCGAGTTCCACCGGGGTGACGCCCCGGACTACAGCGAGCTCTACGCCAAGGTGATCCAGCGGGCGAAGGAGGCGGCGGGGAAATGA
- a CDS encoding GreA/GreB family elongation factor: MKIGFSGRPSIRGSVATSQTTADRFTRYVSACHEMGLGCLEVPSGLVFGRGGYRQQFVAACTEASPGRVSTRCAILGVDVLVRVRPSEIPASCSDDADMSEMGYIRQLVGLYGGRLVTVPFRSVRQVRAMVDTVHPDSGAAALGFVVDWGDEQSIGNAARALREVGYGHIVPMVQLYQERGAKLDRMLLRALSVSLRENGAKSLYLCVAPELIRQGNERQRVLGAHRSLARVILRFEQETGCEVGVIFTGPSALENAQHMSGLIRDMFRARASGEPLLPRLGSTVKIRDVELGLDMEYSIVPPEEASAKTGMLSCESPVARALIGRPPGSRVEVTAPGGRVVYELLEVSE; this comes from the coding sequence GTGAAGATCGGGTTCTCTGGGCGGCCCTCCATTCGGGGGAGCGTGGCGACGTCTCAGACCACCGCGGACAGGTTTACGAGGTACGTTTCTGCCTGCCATGAGATGGGCCTGGGGTGCCTTGAGGTTCCGTCCGGCTTGGTCTTCGGGCGTGGTGGATACCGCCAGCAATTCGTGGCCGCATGCACAGAGGCATCGCCGGGCAGGGTTTCGACTAGGTGTGCCATCTTGGGTGTGGATGTCCTGGTCCGGGTTCGACCTTCCGAGATTCCTGCGAGCTGTTCAGACGATGCGGACATGTCGGAAATGGGCTACATACGGCAGCTTGTCGGGCTGTACGGTGGCAGACTAGTTACAGTTCCATTCAGGTCTGTTCGGCAGGTAAGGGCGATGGTGGACACCGTCCACCCAGATTCCGGCGCTGCTGCCCTCGGTTTCGTGGTGGACTGGGGAGACGAGCAGTCGATCGGGAACGCGGCACGCGCCCTCCGCGAGGTCGGGTATGGGCACATAGTGCCCATGGTTCAGCTGTACCAGGAGCGCGGGGCGAAGCTCGACCGCATGCTTTTGCGGGCTCTCTCGGTCTCGCTGAGAGAGAACGGGGCCAAGAGCCTCTACCTGTGTGTGGCGCCTGAGCTGATCCGGCAGGGTAACGAAAGACAGAGGGTCTTAGGAGCTCACCGGTCGCTCGCCCGCGTAATCCTCAGGTTCGAACAGGAGACCGGATGCGAGGTGGGAGTGATCTTCACTGGCCCGTCCGCGCTGGAGAACGCACAGCACATGTCGGGGTTGATCAGGGACATGTTTCGAGCTCGAGCGTCAGGTGAGCCTCTCCTGCCCAGACTAGGCTCGACGGTCAAGATACGTGACGTTGAGCTCGGGCTAGACATGGAATACTCAATCGTGCCACCGGAGGAGGCCTCAGCCAAGACCGGGATGCTCTCCTGTGAGTCCCCAGTCGCGCGCGCGCTGATCGGACGGCCGCCCGGGTCCAGGGTTGAGGTCACCGCGCCCGGCGGGAGAGTGGTCTACGAGTTGCTCGAAGTGTCGGAGTGA
- the rdgB gene encoding RdgB/HAM1 family non-canonical purine NTP pyrophosphatase: MKALVVATRNRGKTAEIGAILRAQGIEADLRALWDYPGAPEISEDGGTFVANAVKKARAAAMFTGEVAVADDSGLVVDALGGQPGVMSARFGGPGLTDRERYERLLALMRDVPGPARTARFICAVAVATPEGLIGVAEGSCEGTIAWEPAGEGGFGYDPVFIFAGSGKTFGQLDEATKNRVSHRARAFEKAIPLIREGLGL; encoded by the coding sequence GTGAAAGCGCTTGTAGTCGCCACCAGGAACAGGGGAAAAACCGCCGAAATCGGGGCGATCCTCCGGGCTCAAGGGATTGAGGCTGACTTGCGCGCGCTTTGGGACTACCCGGGTGCGCCGGAAATCTCAGAGGATGGCGGTACCTTCGTTGCCAACGCGGTGAAGAAGGCAAGGGCGGCCGCGATGTTTACCGGAGAAGTGGCCGTAGCGGATGACTCCGGCCTCGTGGTGGACGCACTCGGAGGCCAGCCTGGTGTGATGTCTGCCCGGTTCGGCGGGCCTGGGCTTACGGACAGAGAGAGGTATGAAAGACTCCTCGCGCTGATGCGGGACGTGCCGGGCCCGGCGCGAACGGCGAGGTTCATATGTGCGGTTGCGGTTGCGACTCCTGAGGGGCTTATTGGAGTAGCGGAAGGTTCGTGCGAGGGAACAATCGCGTGGGAACCCGCGGGGGAGGGTGGGTTCGGATACGACCCCGTGTTCATCTTTGCCGGATCTGGAAAGACCTTCGGCCAGCTCGATGAGGCCACCAAGAACCGGGTGAGTCACAGGGCCAGGGCTTTTGAGAAGGCGATACCGTTGATCCGTGAGGGATTGGGGCTCTGA
- a CDS encoding PLP-dependent aminotransferase family protein: MDSSMFAARMQGLSGNVIREILKLTEKPDIISFAGGLPSPESFPVDRLRELADEILRTAGKQVFQYATSEGYGPLRAWIAGSLEERGLSVSSDEVLILSGSQQGIDLAAKAFINPGDFVLVERPTYLAALHIFRCYEAQFGLVDSDEDGMRPDSLKRAVELYNPKLIYLVPTFQNPTGTTLVLERRREVMEIAMRYGVVVLEDDPYAALRYDGDPLPAVSSFDTKGTHILLGSFSKVISPGLRVGYAAAPPDILRKMVIGKQASDVHTNNLAQRMVAEFCMRGYLGPHVDATRQAYRVKRDTMLRAIERYFPQGASWTRPQGGLFLWATLPETINTGALLTQATEERVAFIPGSPFFADGSGQNTMRLNFSNASLEAIDEGMLRLGRVIKRAMSV; encoded by the coding sequence TTGGACAGTTCCATGTTCGCGGCGCGGATGCAGGGGCTGAGCGGGAATGTCATCAGAGAGATCCTCAAGCTCACCGAGAAACCGGACATCATCTCCTTCGCAGGTGGTCTTCCATCTCCTGAGTCTTTCCCCGTGGACCGGCTGCGGGAGCTCGCTGATGAGATCCTGAGAACGGCCGGGAAACAGGTTTTCCAGTACGCCACGAGCGAGGGGTACGGTCCTCTGAGAGCCTGGATAGCGGGGTCTCTCGAGGAAAGAGGGCTTTCGGTCAGCTCCGACGAGGTGCTCATCCTCTCCGGCTCCCAGCAGGGCATCGATCTGGCCGCGAAGGCGTTCATCAACCCCGGGGATTTCGTGTTGGTCGAGAGGCCGACTTACCTTGCGGCTCTGCACATCTTCAGGTGCTATGAGGCCCAATTCGGTCTCGTCGACTCGGATGAAGACGGCATGCGCCCGGACTCTCTCAAACGAGCTGTGGAGCTCTACAACCCCAAGCTGATCTACCTCGTTCCAACCTTCCAAAACCCCACCGGGACCACGCTTGTGCTCGAGAGGCGGCGGGAGGTCATGGAAATCGCCATGCGTTACGGGGTCGTGGTCCTCGAGGATGATCCCTATGCTGCGCTGAGGTACGACGGTGATCCTCTGCCTGCGGTGTCGAGTTTCGACACAAAGGGGACACACATCCTCTTGGGCAGTTTCTCGAAGGTCATATCCCCTGGCCTGAGGGTCGGTTACGCGGCGGCCCCGCCTGACATTCTGAGGAAGATGGTTATCGGCAAGCAGGCGTCCGACGTCCACACCAACAACCTGGCGCAGCGGATGGTGGCGGAGTTCTGCATGAGGGGGTACCTCGGTCCCCATGTGGATGCCACCCGACAAGCCTACAGGGTCAAGCGTGACACGATGCTTCGCGCCATCGAGAGATACTTCCCCCAAGGGGCGTCGTGGACGCGTCCACAGGGCGGCCTGTTCTTGTGGGCCACCCTGCCGGAGACCATCAACACTGGAGCCCTGCTCACACAGGCAACTGAGGAACGAGTCGCCTTCATCCCTGGTTCGCCTTTCTTCGCTGATGGATCGGGGCAGAATACGATGAGGCTGAATTTCTCAAACGCGAGCCTGGAGGCTATAGATGAGGGCATGCTGAGGCTCGGACGAGTGATCAAGCGGGCCATGAGCGTGTGA
- a CDS encoding helix-turn-helix domain-containing protein, whose translation MRDVKDHSLMIGQRIRELRKRREMTQEALSEQCGVNASYIGQIERGEKQPSVRVLVSISNALGLELNDLLSVGAGPRDEAVRRLLDILSDCPAEMIDVVSLHAEVVRETFTRLARTTPGPGNHRDPA comes from the coding sequence GTGAGGGACGTGAAGGACCACAGCCTGATGATAGGCCAGCGTATCAGGGAACTCCGGAAACGCCGTGAGATGACGCAGGAGGCACTCTCGGAGCAGTGCGGCGTGAACGCGAGCTACATCGGGCAGATAGAGAGGGGCGAGAAACAGCCTTCCGTCAGAGTCCTCGTGTCAATATCCAACGCACTCGGGCTGGAGTTGAACGACCTTCTCTCTGTGGGCGCCGGCCCGCGAGACGAGGCGGTTCGCCGCCTACTCGACATCCTCTCAGACTGTCCTGCGGAGATGATCGATGTGGTGTCACTCCACGCAGAAGTGGTCAGGGAAACCTTCACCAGGCTTGCCCGCACCACACCGGGCCCCGGGAACCACCGCGACCCAGCTTGA